From Xenopus tropicalis strain Nigerian chromosome 3, UCB_Xtro_10.0, whole genome shotgun sequence, the proteins below share one genomic window:
- the rxylt1 gene encoding ribitol-5-phosphate xylosyltransferase 1 isoform X2, translating to MRITYKRFCYVAIFLYCVFSCYALYSVFFRAPKVTHVHKVVKSSQLHRLLSPRGNQGGGSRVSANKIEDEWNPWEEDEKSAQDLHVKIIEKYQKSLQKNQPSPPTKTELSVQIWGKAAIGLYLWQHILGGPLEPVDVTAPWREGKIREGSIDLSFITGPAVVPGYFSVESENVVLVLNGREEAKISFAVQWLYYTKTLIESHKLKHLAVVLLGNEQCNNDWIRPYLKKNGGTVDLLFVVYDSTWINEDDVYQWPLGVATWQPQETNESSKFYHDALLQSDLTLSPVGINTECYRIYEACSYGSVPVVEDVMTPGNCGNSSMSSNAPLSLLKSMGAPFIFIKSWTELPAILEQEKNMTYQEKVQRRATIIKWYQKFRIQLKEKFLRALKERFLHRDQNVQ from the exons ATGAGAATTACTTACAAGCGCTTCTGTTACGTTGCAATATTCCTGTATTGTGTGTTCTCTTGCTATGCTTTATACAGTGTTTTCTTTAGGGCCCCGAAGGTGACACACGTTCACAAGGTGGTTAAATCCTCTCAGCTGCATCGGTTGCTCAGTCCAAGGGGCAACCAGGGAGGAGGCAGTAGAG tgtctgctaataaaattgaaGATGAATGGAACCCCTGGGAAGAGGATGAAAAGAGTGCACAGGATTTACATGTGAAGATCATTGAAAAATACCagaaaagtttacaaaaaaatcagccATCTCCACCTACAAAGACAGAGCTGTCAGTACAGATTTGGGGCAAGGCTGCCATAG ggCTGTACCTTTGGCAGCATATTTTGGGAGGACCTCTTGAGCCTGTTGATGTTACTGCTCCATGGAGAGAAGGGAAGATAAGGGAAGGAAGTATTGACTTAAG ttttattacTGGCCCTGCAGTTGTTCCTGGCTACTTCTCTGTTGAATCAGAGAATGTGGTTCTTGTACTTAATGGACGAGAAGAAGCAAAGATTTCCTTTGCTGTCCAGTGGCTTTATTACACAAAGACCCTGATAGAAAGCCACAAGCTTAAGCACTTAGCTGTTGTGCTGTTGGGAAATGAACAGTGCAATAATGACTGGATACGTCCCTACCTAAAAAAAAATGGAGGGACTGTGGATCTTCTTTTTGTTGTCTATGACAGTACTTGGATCAATGAGGACGATGTGTACCAGTGGCCTCTGGGAGTTGCTAC GTGGCAACCACAGGAAACAAATGAGAGTTCTAAGTTTTATCATGATGCATTACTTCAAAGTGACCTGACTTTAAGCCCAGTTGGCATCAATACAGAATGCTACAGAATTTATGAGGCCTGTTCTTATGGGTCTGTTCCTGTTGTGGAGGATGTAATGACACCAGGAAATTGTGGGAACTCCTCTATGAGCAGCAATgcccctttaagtctactaaaatctaTGGGGgcaccatttatttttattaaatcatgGACAGAACTTCCTGCTATTTTAGAACAAGAGAAAAATATGACCTACCAGGAAAAGGTTCAGCGTAGAGCAACAATTATAAAATGGTATCAGAAGTTCAGAATACAGCTAAAGGAAAAATTTCTGCGAGCACTTAAAGAGAGATTTCTACACAGAGATCAAAATGTACAGTAA
- the hal.1 gene encoding histidine ammonia-lyase gives MPRYTVHVRGEWLTIPCKDACETIKWLGKEALRRYIKNKPDNEFLSCVEDVKFCVRRCKGLGLLDLDDAIEDVLENDEFLEVVVEDDVTSPDFIPSQPEGSHLYSKYQEPSEYIYVDGESLTPQDVFNLGKGLYKIKLSPEAEFKVKQSRLLIESIIQEHKVVYGINTGFGKFARTVIPECKLKELQENLVRSHSAGVGKPLSPERTRMLFALRINVLAKGYSGISLETLQQAIDAFNASCLPYVPEKGTVGASGDLAPLSHLALGLIGEGKMWSPKSGWADAKYVLKAHKLKPVSLKPKEGLALINGTQLITSLGCEAVERANAIAKQADIVAALTLEVLKGTVKAFDADIHRIRPHPGQEEVAFRFRSLLDSDHHPSEIAESHRFCNKVQDPYTLRCCPQVHGVVNDTIAFVKNIIMTEVNSATDNPMVFSERGEIISGGNFHGEYPAKALDYLAIGVHELAAISERRIERLCNPSLSELPAFLVTEGGLNSGFMIAHCTAAALVSENKVLCHPSSVDSISTSAATEDHVSMGGWAARKALKVIEHVEYVVAIELLAACQGMEFRRPLQTTTPLEKVYELVRSAVRPWMKDRFMAPDIERVHRLLLDQKVWEVAEPYIEKYRKEHSLASRSLSSLASSLDCISLSNFNLHDNESS, from the exons ATGCCAAGATACACAGTGCACGTGCGAGGAGAATGGTTAACCATTCCATGTAAAGATGCGTGTGAAACCATTAAATGGCTTGGTAAAGAAGCTTTGAGACGTTACATTAAGAACAAGCCTGATAATGAATTTCTTAGCTGTGTTGAGGATGTTAAGTTCTGTGTCCGGAGGTGTAAAGGTCTGGGCTTGCTTGATCTTGATGATGCAATAGAAGATGTTTTGGAGAATGATGAATTTCTTGAAGTTG ttGTAGAAGATGATGTTACATCACCAGATTTCATTCCATCACAACCAGAAGGCTCCCATCT ATACAGTAAATACCAAGAGCCAAGTGAG tatatatatgtagatgGAGAGAGTTTGACACCCCAAGATGTGTTCAATTTGGGAAAAGGGCTCTACAAAATAAAG CTTAGCCCAGAAGCTGAATTTAAAGTGAAGCAATCCAGGCTTTTAATTGAAAGTATCATCCAAGAGCATAAAG TGGTATATGGAATCAATACAGGATTTGGAAAGTTTGCTCGCACAGTCATTCCAGAGTGTAAACTCAA GGAACTTCAAGAAAATCTTGTACGATCTCATTCAGCAG GTGTTGGGAAACCTCTGAGTCCTGAGCGCACACGCATGCTTTTTGCATTACGGATTAATGTTTTGGCAAAAGGGTACAGTGGTATATCCCTGGAAACATTACAACAAGCCATTGATGCTTTTAATG CAAGTTGTTTGCCATATGTCCCAGAGAAAGGGACAGTTGGAGCTAGTGGAGATCTTGCACCTCTCTCTCATCTTGCATTGGGTCTAATTGGAGAAGGCAAAATGTGGTCACCCAAGAGTGGCTGGGCTGATGCCAAATAT GTTCTGAAAGCTCATAAACTAAAGCCGGTCTCCTTAAAGCCAAAAGAG GGCCTGGCATTAATAAATGGGACTCAGTTGATCACATCCCTGGGATGTGAAGCTGTTGAAAGAGCCAATGCTATTGCCAAACAAGCTGACATTGTTGCTGCCCTCACACTTGAAGTCCTCAAGGGCACAGTAAAAGCCTTTGATGCTG ATATTCACAGAATCAGGCCCCATCCTGGACAAGAAGAGGTTGCTTTCCGTTTTCGATCACTTTTGGATTCCGATCATCACCCTTCTGAGATTGCAG AAAGCCATCGATTTTGCAATAAAGTCCAGGACCCATACACATTACGCTGTTGTCCTCAG GTACATGGGGTAGTGAATGACACAATCGCCTTTGTGAAGAACATAATCATGACTGAAGTTAACAGTGCAACAGACAATCCT ATGGTCTTTTCAGAACGAGGAGAGATAATTTCAGGTGGAAACTTCCATGGGGAATATCCAGCAAAG GCTTTGGATTATCTTGCTATTGGGGTGCATGAACTTGCTGCCATCAGTGAAAGGAGGATTGAAAGACTGTGCAACCCCTCACTCAGTGAGCTGCCAGCATTCCTAGTGACAGAGGGAGGCTTAAACTCTGGCTTCATGATCGCTCACTGCACTGCTGCTGCTCTTG TGTCAGAAAACAAAGTTTTGTGCCATCCTTCATCTGTGGATTCCATCTCAACCAGTGCAGCTACAGAAGACCATGTGTCCATGGGAGGGTGGGCAGCCAGGAAAGCTCTGAAAGTCATTGAGCATGTAGAATATG TGGTGGCCATTGAGCTGCTTGCCGCATGTCAGGGGATGGAATTTCGGCGCCCACTCCAAACCACAACTCCACTGGAAAAGGTGTATGAGCTTGTGCGCTCAGCTGTGAG GCCTTGGATGAAAGACCGTTTTATGGCTCCAGATATAGAAAGAGTGCACAGATTGCTTTTGGACCAAAAG GTTTGGGAGGTAGCAGAACCCTATATTGAAAAATATAGAAAAGAGCACAGTCTTGCATCAAGATCTCTCTCTTCCCTGGCTTCTTCACTGGACTGCATCTCACTGAGTAACTTCAATCTACATGATAATGAGTCTTCATGA
- the rxylt1 gene encoding UDP-D-xylose:ribitol-5-phosphate beta1,4-xylosyltransferase (The RefSeq protein has 1 frameshift compared to this genomic sequence) yields MRITYKRFCYVAIFLYCVFSCYALYSVFFRAPKVTHVHKVVKSSQLHRLLSPRGNQGGGSRVSANKIEDEWNPWEEDEKSAQDLHVKIIEKYQKSLQKNQPSPPTKTELSVQIWGKAAIGLYLWQHILGGPLEPVDVTAPWREGKIREGSIDLSFITGPAVVPGYFSVESENVVLVLNGREEAKISFAVQWLYYTKTLIESHKLKHLAVVLLGNEQCNNDWIRPYLKKKWRDCGSSFCCL; encoded by the exons ATGAGAATTACTTACAAGCGCTTCTGTTACGTTGCAATATTCCTGTATTGTGTGTTCTCTTGCTATGCTTTATACAGTGTTTTCTTTAGGGCCCCGAAGGTGACACACGTTCACAAGGTGGTTAAATCCTCTCAGCTGCATCGGTTGCTCAGTCCAAGGGGCAACCAGGGAGGAGGCAGTAGAG tgtctgctaataaaattgaaGATGAATGGAACCCCTGGGAAGAGGATGAAAAGAGTGCACAGGATTTACATGTGAAGATCATTGAAAAATACCagaaaagtttacaaaaaaatcagccATCTCCACCTACAAAGACAGAGCTGTCAGTACAGATTTGGGGCAAGGCTGCCATAG ggCTGTACCTTTGGCAGCATATTTTGGGAGGACCTCTTGAGCCTGTTGATGTTACTGCTCCATGGAGAGAAGGGAAGATAAGGGAAGGAAGTATTGACTTAAG ttttattacTGGCCCTGCAGTTGTTCCTGGCTACTTCTCTGTTGAATCAGAGAATGTGGTTCTTGTACTTAATGGACGAGAAGAAGCAAAGATTTCCTTTGCTGTCCAGTGGCTTTATTACACAAAGACCCTGATAGAAAGCCACAAGCTTAAGCACTTAGCTGTTGTGCTGTTGGGAAATGAACAGTGCAATAATGACTGGATACGTCCCTACCTAAAAAAA TGGAGGGACTGTGGATCTTCTTTTTGTTGTCTATGA
- the rxylt1 gene encoding ribitol-5-phosphate xylosyltransferase 1 isoform X1 produces MRITYKRFCYVAIFLYCVFSCYALYSVFFRAPKVTHVHKVVKSSQLHRLLSPRGNQGGGSRVSANKIEDEWNPWEEDEKSAQDLHVKIIEKYQKSLQKNQPSPPTKTELSVQIWGKAAIGLYLWQHILGGPLEPVDVTAPWREGKIREGSIDLSFITGPAVVPGYFSVESENVVLVLNGREEAKISFAVQWLYYTKTLIESHKLKHLAVVLLGNEQCNNDWIRPYLKKNGGTVDLLFVVYDSTWINEDDVYQWPLGVATYRNFPVVEPNWLLVQDLRPYSCNFLGTVYQNSSREILMDVVKKDNLGQLCWILPREQWQPQETNESSKFYHDALLQSDLTLSPVGINTECYRIYEACSYGSVPVVEDVMTPGNCGNSSMSSNAPLSLLKSMGAPFIFIKSWTELPAILEQEKNMTYQEKVQRRATIIKWYQKFRIQLKEKFLRALKERFLHRDQNVQ; encoded by the exons ATGAGAATTACTTACAAGCGCTTCTGTTACGTTGCAATATTCCTGTATTGTGTGTTCTCTTGCTATGCTTTATACAGTGTTTTCTTTAGGGCCCCGAAGGTGACACACGTTCACAAGGTGGTTAAATCCTCTCAGCTGCATCGGTTGCTCAGTCCAAGGGGCAACCAGGGAGGAGGCAGTAGAG tgtctgctaataaaattgaaGATGAATGGAACCCCTGGGAAGAGGATGAAAAGAGTGCACAGGATTTACATGTGAAGATCATTGAAAAATACCagaaaagtttacaaaaaaatcagccATCTCCACCTACAAAGACAGAGCTGTCAGTACAGATTTGGGGCAAGGCTGCCATAG ggCTGTACCTTTGGCAGCATATTTTGGGAGGACCTCTTGAGCCTGTTGATGTTACTGCTCCATGGAGAGAAGGGAAGATAAGGGAAGGAAGTATTGACTTAAG ttttattacTGGCCCTGCAGTTGTTCCTGGCTACTTCTCTGTTGAATCAGAGAATGTGGTTCTTGTACTTAATGGACGAGAAGAAGCAAAGATTTCCTTTGCTGTCCAGTGGCTTTATTACACAAAGACCCTGATAGAAAGCCACAAGCTTAAGCACTTAGCTGTTGTGCTGTTGGGAAATGAACAGTGCAATAATGACTGGATACGTCCCTACCTAAAAAAAAATGGAGGGACTGTGGATCTTCTTTTTGTTGTCTATGACAGTACTTGGATCAATGAGGACGATGTGTACCAGTGGCCTCTGGGAGTTGCTAC ATACAGAAACTTTCCAGTTGTGGAACCAAATTGGTTATTGGTTCAGGATTTGCGGCCATACTCATGTAACTTTTTAGGAACTGTTTATCAGAATTCATCCAGAGAGATACTTATGGATGTTGTTAAAAAAGATAATCTTGGTCAACTTTGCTGGATCTTACCCAGAGAACA GTGGCAACCACAGGAAACAAATGAGAGTTCTAAGTTTTATCATGATGCATTACTTCAAAGTGACCTGACTTTAAGCCCAGTTGGCATCAATACAGAATGCTACAGAATTTATGAGGCCTGTTCTTATGGGTCTGTTCCTGTTGTGGAGGATGTAATGACACCAGGAAATTGTGGGAACTCCTCTATGAGCAGCAATgcccctttaagtctactaaaatctaTGGGGgcaccatttatttttattaaatcatgGACAGAACTTCCTGCTATTTTAGAACAAGAGAAAAATATGACCTACCAGGAAAAGGTTCAGCGTAGAGCAACAATTATAAAATGGTATCAGAAGTTCAGAATACAGCTAAAGGAAAAATTTCTGCGAGCACTTAAAGAGAGATTTCTACACAGAGATCAAAATGTACAGTAA
- the hal.1 gene encoding histidine ammonia-lyase isoform X1 produces MMLHHQISFHHNQKAPICILSNKYIYVDGESLTPQDVFNLGKGLYKIKLSPEAEFKVKQSRLLIESIIQEHKVVYGINTGFGKFARTVIPECKLKELQENLVRSHSAGVGKPLSPERTRMLFALRINVLAKGYSGISLETLQQAIDAFNASCLPYVPEKGTVGASGDLAPLSHLALGLIGEGKMWSPKSGWADAKYVLKAHKLKPVSLKPKEGLALINGTQLITSLGCEAVERANAIAKQADIVAALTLEVLKGTVKAFDADIHRIRPHPGQEEVAFRFRSLLDSDHHPSEIAESHRFCNKVQDPYTLRCCPQVHGVVNDTIAFVKNIIMTEVNSATDNPMVFSERGEIISGGNFHGEYPAKALDYLAIGVHELAAISERRIERLCNPSLSELPAFLVTEGGLNSGFMIAHCTAAALVSENKVLCHPSSVDSISTSAATEDHVSMGGWAARKALKVIEHVEYVVAIELLAACQGMEFRRPLQTTTPLEKVYELVRSAVRPWMKDRFMAPDIERVHRLLLDQKVWEVAEPYIEKYRKEHSLASRSLSSLASSLDCISLSNFNLHDNESS; encoded by the exons ATGATGTTACATCACCAGATTTCATTCCATCACAACCAGAAGGCTCCCATCTGTATCCTTTCAAACAAA tatatatatgtagatgGAGAGAGTTTGACACCCCAAGATGTGTTCAATTTGGGAAAAGGGCTCTACAAAATAAAG CTTAGCCCAGAAGCTGAATTTAAAGTGAAGCAATCCAGGCTTTTAATTGAAAGTATCATCCAAGAGCATAAAG TGGTATATGGAATCAATACAGGATTTGGAAAGTTTGCTCGCACAGTCATTCCAGAGTGTAAACTCAA GGAACTTCAAGAAAATCTTGTACGATCTCATTCAGCAG GTGTTGGGAAACCTCTGAGTCCTGAGCGCACACGCATGCTTTTTGCATTACGGATTAATGTTTTGGCAAAAGGGTACAGTGGTATATCCCTGGAAACATTACAACAAGCCATTGATGCTTTTAATG CAAGTTGTTTGCCATATGTCCCAGAGAAAGGGACAGTTGGAGCTAGTGGAGATCTTGCACCTCTCTCTCATCTTGCATTGGGTCTAATTGGAGAAGGCAAAATGTGGTCACCCAAGAGTGGCTGGGCTGATGCCAAATAT GTTCTGAAAGCTCATAAACTAAAGCCGGTCTCCTTAAAGCCAAAAGAG GGCCTGGCATTAATAAATGGGACTCAGTTGATCACATCCCTGGGATGTGAAGCTGTTGAAAGAGCCAATGCTATTGCCAAACAAGCTGACATTGTTGCTGCCCTCACACTTGAAGTCCTCAAGGGCACAGTAAAAGCCTTTGATGCTG ATATTCACAGAATCAGGCCCCATCCTGGACAAGAAGAGGTTGCTTTCCGTTTTCGATCACTTTTGGATTCCGATCATCACCCTTCTGAGATTGCAG AAAGCCATCGATTTTGCAATAAAGTCCAGGACCCATACACATTACGCTGTTGTCCTCAG GTACATGGGGTAGTGAATGACACAATCGCCTTTGTGAAGAACATAATCATGACTGAAGTTAACAGTGCAACAGACAATCCT ATGGTCTTTTCAGAACGAGGAGAGATAATTTCAGGTGGAAACTTCCATGGGGAATATCCAGCAAAG GCTTTGGATTATCTTGCTATTGGGGTGCATGAACTTGCTGCCATCAGTGAAAGGAGGATTGAAAGACTGTGCAACCCCTCACTCAGTGAGCTGCCAGCATTCCTAGTGACAGAGGGAGGCTTAAACTCTGGCTTCATGATCGCTCACTGCACTGCTGCTGCTCTTG TGTCAGAAAACAAAGTTTTGTGCCATCCTTCATCTGTGGATTCCATCTCAACCAGTGCAGCTACAGAAGACCATGTGTCCATGGGAGGGTGGGCAGCCAGGAAAGCTCTGAAAGTCATTGAGCATGTAGAATATG TGGTGGCCATTGAGCTGCTTGCCGCATGTCAGGGGATGGAATTTCGGCGCCCACTCCAAACCACAACTCCACTGGAAAAGGTGTATGAGCTTGTGCGCTCAGCTGTGAG GCCTTGGATGAAAGACCGTTTTATGGCTCCAGATATAGAAAGAGTGCACAGATTGCTTTTGGACCAAAAG GTTTGGGAGGTAGCAGAACCCTATATTGAAAAATATAGAAAAGAGCACAGTCTTGCATCAAGATCTCTCTCTTCCCTGGCTTCTTCACTGGACTGCATCTCACTGAGTAACTTCAATCTACATGATAATGAGTCTTCATGA